A window of Daucus carota subsp. sativus chromosome 2, DH1 v3.0, whole genome shotgun sequence genomic DNA:
TGGATTCCAATACATAATATTAAGCATACATAACATGGTTGagcaaaaaatgatttttaaatttagttcTACTGAAGCACTTACATAAAGAAACAGAGAGTCACAAAAGAGAGGGAGGGGAAGGAGAGGGACGAGGAGGGAGGGAGCGTACCATGTTGGAAGGTTGGAGATGAAGACGAGGGGTAGTAGTTGAAAGCACCATTCTTGTAACGCAGCACCTTCTGAACTTATCACTTGTTTAATAAGATGAATGTTGTCAAAGTTACATCATAACCTATATTTAGCTTATTTAATACGTCGTGTACTGACGCATATCTTAAATATATACCGGAAGTTTCGCGTGaattttaaatgataatttATATGACACGTATcacattttagatatttttatattcttaatatttactttttaaatttttaacatatattttaagatattttgatCGTATGACTTAAAAGCATAGTTTTCATCGATTCAATATctataatcataaaatttaataaacgaTATTGTTAATTATAGTTTCTAATCCTTAATTTTGGTTCAAACACACataaatatctatatttttttgtgaCAGTTTGCCatctaaattttgaattttgtaacCCAACCCGCTTTTCGTCAAAAATTGTCAATTCAAgtcttttattttaagaaaattgtggaactctaaaatattttcaagttcACCCAAATACATACCAGATAAACACTTtcatatttttcaatatttttccaaaATACTTTTTTTCTGAAGTATTGTTTAGATGGAGTATGTTTGCGTGAACttggaaaaagaaaatacacatttctatattttttataaatgaatgactttattctgaaaaataagGTAATATAAACATAGTCGTAAAAATACAAATAGATAATGTTAACGACATTTTTCACGGAGAAGCTAGTTGGGGTAACAAAACATAAGAAGGATCATGAAGTTTAGATCGCAAACTgtcacacaaaaaaaaataggTACTAATGTGTGTTTAGGCTAAAGTTAAGGATTAtaaactgtaattaactctaaAAGATACTACCTTTAACTATATGCTCGAACACTTTGTGCGTGGAGAGCATACTATTCAAAAGAAGAGACATTAGATCTATACATGCAATCTCGCCAATACAATCAACAACTCTAAACAAAGCAAGACTAGAATAGTATTTGCTTCATGATGAGACCTAATGCAGAACTTACTTTGAGCAACTATATGCTACTACATGAGTAATAAAAGGTCAGATTGGTCTGTACCACAAAGTTCACGGCTAGTACTTGAGAGGCTAGGTTTACTCTTCCCTCATAGTTATATTTGTCACCACCCCTTCTCCGCTTGACACCGAAAAAGCCACATTGCGGCCCCCTTGATAAAGGGAATCGACCAGGTGTGCATGTTCTGCTCTCACTATAGCAGCAATTATCACCTCATCTCGTATGCGAAATCCTACAATTGGCACTCTCCTGTCTCCCAGCAGGATGCGTCTCTTCTCTTTTAGTGAATTGGCCTTGTTTAAATATAACAGCAGATTAGAAATCAAACAGGCCAATGGTCTTGGATCACCCTGAACATCGAGAGCATATCCTGAGGATGCAACCAACAGCAGTGTGAGTAAGAACTTACACCACCGTCCCTTGTGTGGTGGCCTATTCCTTTTCGCAATGAGAGAAGCAACAGTCCCAATGCAAGAAATCAGAGCTGCGGCAAAAGTCACCCAGTTCAGATTGCCATCATAATCGTCAGTAAAATGATCAGATGTGAATATGATGACAACATGCTGGACGGCATAGTTGACAAGCATACAAACCAGATTGAGATCAAAAACCACAGAACTGCGAGTCTCGATAACATAATAGTTGCCCAAGTTTTCCATTGGTATCGTAAAATGCATGAGCTACATAATcatcagaaaaaataaatataatcaaaccAAGTATACAAGGCCATGAATAATGAAAAAGCAGCATAAAATTTCAGATATTAGACTTATAATTAAATACGCATGAACTGCAATAAcagcaaataaaaaaaactattcACATGAACTCATAGGTTCTCTCTTATTAGTGATTCCAATACACCTACAACACATATATAAAGGCACCGAACCACAGACAGATCCAATTAATTCccttttcaaattttacatgTATCACTCGTCTGTAGAAACTGAACCTTTTGTCTGATTATTTCATAAGAACGCTACAATATACAAATGGAAATCCGCCCATATAATGCAATATATAGCCAGGACTGGTCCAATCATTTTGGAGGGCCTCgagccaatatatatatatatatatatatatatatatatatatatatatatatatatatatatatatataagaaagttTTATGGAGACTGGATTATTTGGAGACTATAGAGACCTAATCCTGGTCATCCAATCATTAAACATCCAACggctgcatatattttgtcctgcacgtttgttttctctccctatcctgtcctgcacttctaaatcgatgaacaacaagcattacttctaaatcttgcataacataaaataataattccataatattggtgttcaatcaccgaaatcctaacaaataaaaattataattgcatacaaaataaagatgtagttggacactgctatgattggcactgaactcattgtcattgtcctgcaacgaattgaatttgttgcaagacaatataacacttagatatatcacaaatatgcaagacaaattattaatattacattactagaaatgtaggacaagaatagtgtaaattacaaacatagttttgaattaaaactaaaaacaagaaatgcaggacaagaatattaataatacattactagaaatgcaggacaagaaatgcaggacaaaaaatatttaatcatgtccattaattgccatattatttaacggtagatcttgtagtctctaatgactccaaaatttttggtctccattgagcccaactcatatatatatatatatatagggtagcactccatagcataccctcttatatggagttacgtagcacaccattataaatatatacataatatatattctattatattttttatgaaatataattgcaaattttgattattaaaccgaaaacgaagttatacaatttttttattccaaagatcatctaaaattatgcaatatctcaacatgattctgtaacagaataataatcatccagaattattctgttgtagaatcagtttcgaaaatatacttttttaatcaaattttaagtgttaaattacttaaaatagatttattttatagtattctatattagaatcacgttttatatgtattcaataacaaaatttataataaaaattgatgatttatagtgacgcactatgtaactctatataaggagtccctctctggaatgttggcctatatatatatatatatatatatatatatatatatcaaggtCCTTTTTTAAtcattcaacaaaaaaattctttttgtcTTTAGACATTTGTTTTTGGCATTATATCATTTTATACTGTCATATGATTTGTAAAAAAACTAGAAATTTTCTGAgctattttatattaaaatcattattGTTAATAACTATTTCAAGCAATCTTAGTATAGAGCCTTCTAAACTCGGGGGCCTCAAGTCATTACTTAATTGGTTTAATAGATAGACTAGCCTGTATACACGGAGGATTTCAAAGTTAGTTAGAATATACAATTAGCCAAACTTCAATATTTTGCTACTATCTCTCCATTAAATAAGACTTCCATCATCAACACAGAGTAAAATAACATTGCCCCATAGCAAAATACGAAAACCACATTGATCTATAGCAAAATACAAACGGTGTACTGTAATACAGCAAATTGGTAaacagaaaattatatataattagagTAACTAACACAGGATGAGAGAGAATAATTactccacacacacacactctgaTCAAGTGAAACAGAGTGAGAGAGAAGGGTTAATCAACACACACTCTCTGATAAAGCAACAAACAGTGAGAAGTAGAATAAAAAGCAGCAACGATTTGAACAGAACTTTCATCAAACAGCTACTTTACATACTTGAAGACTTACTTTAAGTCACCGCATCATtatacccaaaaaaaaaaaaaacagtacaGAGGAAATGAGAGTGAGAAGAAAGTACCATATCGGAAGGTCGAAGACGAGGAGTTGCAGTTGAGAATATCATTCTCCTATTCTACCACCACAGCAACTCTGCTCTCTAGCTGTTTGTGTATATCTGTGTGTATTAGAACGTTGGGATTGCTGCTGATACATTTGGGCAATACCCAACTATAAAGCGTATAATCAGGGTACGCATTTACGGTAACtgttttcaaattataaacTTTTAACATAAAAGCGccaaaattaattttaccaaGCCAAACAATGAAAGAAAACGTCTCTGTGTACTGTGTAGCATTTATTTATTTGGGACTTGGGAGTAATCGTTGTACCGTAAAAAAAAGGTGTCCGTAAAAGATTATAGTTGTAATAATCagaaatattatttgatatttacatattttaaattataatattaaaataaagtttatAATGAggttaacaataaaatttatgacAACTTCacataaatattgaaaaacaaattttttataaaattatgagaAACCttgcttttttaaaatttatttttgaactaaaatatgataaaaaaaaataatttattgttgTTACATGTAACAGCAATATCAAACGGTAGCTTAGTTTTCTTACGCCTCCCGCGTTTAATAGTCACAATAGATTTCTCTAGTTTAATTTGAATACGATTTCACTTGATTGATTATTGTTTAAATCAAactaaaatactaaaaatatactataaaaatGCGCATAAAATTAACAAGATGCAAATAGTTGAACCTagtaagaaaaatgaaaaaagaaataatCTTTCATCATTTTGATTtcgatttgaaaatttaaatctaatcattattatataatttcataaaaattaaatatattaaatattaatgaaaatattgtTTGTTTATATTTCGATAAGTTAATGTAATTCATTACTTTGATAATAtcgttattatttaataaattaaaatataaattataaaaatgtcaTCTATACAATTGATTTTTATCAATGACATCTTCACATGTTAAACATCTATTTGTGGTAATGCCGTACAATTGATTTTGCACGTATATACCCTCGTGTTATGTAAAATAAGTTAAATTGATTTAAGAtcgtaaaattattatataattgaatttttttttgaaaaaataggCCTTTTGAATATAAACAGAATTAAAGTGAATGAGatctaacaaacttaataatcGAACTTTGATATTTATATCTTGCTCATTTTGCCTCTGATTTCTATAATTTAATAGTTTATTTCATGTATGAGAGTAACTCGTATGACACCAATCTTGGAGGATTAGGATTTTCTCGCTATCTCTTATGTATCGAGAGTCGACCTCGGGTTATAGTCGTAACTGCTCCATCTTCTGGTAggcctggcaatttgacacgtaacacgctaacacgaaacgaaacgacacgaaaaaaatggatatggattttgatttttgatatacaaaacacgaaagtacacgaacacgaaattacacgaaagatttcgtgtcggatatgggttttcatttggggaattatcttgtatactgttttttcaatcttattttcaaaaatactaccttctccaattttattttcaaaagtactaccttttctaaaatattttcaaaaatactatctttttgaaaatattttccaaaaatacggtggttgcatatgcaaccatatatgcaactacaattcctgatttcgagtttcagttttcaaatgtcattttcgacctcatctttggagtcgatatatatatatatatatgtgtgtgtgtgtgtgtgtgtgtgtgtgtgtgtgtgtttgtggaGTCcaaaaatgaggtcgaaaatgacatttgaactggaacttgaaatcaggaattcagttgcatatatggttgcatatggttgtattcagttgcatatagttgcattcagttgattctattgtaatctaatggccctgCTAGGGGCACATCcgttgtaacttacagttttcagttgcatttagttgcatatgaggttgcatttagttgcatatgaggtcgcattcagttgattctattgcaatctaatggccccgccaggggcacccatacatcagttgtaacttacagttttcagttgcatttagttgcatatgaggttgcatttagttgcatatgaggtgcattcagttgattctattgtaatctaatggcccccgccaggggcacccatacatcagtcgcaacttacagttttccgttgcatatgaggttgcatgcaaactcatatgcaaccatatatgcaactacaaatcctgatttcaagtttcagatttcaaatgtcattttcgacctcatctttggaatcgatatatatatatatatatgattgcatatgcaaccacagtatttttgaaaatattttagagaaaataTCTTTGAAAACgtagttatgaataaaaaaagcccttttcattttgggtacacgaaatacacgaaagtatacgaaatatttgtacataaaatatattatatatatttagatgtatatgtaaatatatattagagatacattaacaaatttgtagAGAACTGTatgcaagtatatatatatatatatatcattcatatttagtaaaattatacaggaaaatatatattaaaactattttttgattaaaattatattaatatttttatatataatatacacgaaaagtacacaaaatgattcggatcggatacgagtttcaaattaggtacacgaaatcaATAACaggcggatacgggtttcaccttcgagtacacgaaacacgaaaatacacgaaacgaaagtatacgaaacgaaacgattgccacctcTATCTTCTGGATCTTTATCCCCTCTTCATTTAAGTCATCTTTGATCTCTCATCCTCTCTTCTATATTTCAGATTTTCAATAAAACAAAGATCTAGTCTTGTTCGGCTGAGATCTTGTTGAATACCTTGTTACCAAGATTGTTAGTCATGCCCATATTTTTGGGATGTCATGttatgttttgaaaattttgtatgTCTTCGCATGGGTATCGATAGTATTTCTGAGAAGGTTTTATACGAAATATTTATGGGTAATCTATAAGATCTATTGTCGATTCTGAGACGGTGGTGGATATGGCAAGAGTTCACCTTtcgtaataaaaatttattcatattttggtaGTTTTGTTACTCCAATATCAGTTGATGTAACTAATAGTTTTGAATGTTAGGCTTAGATTTTGCTTACGTGAAAGTCAATTACGATGCTGCTAGTAGAAcggatgtaggttggattgcttGAGATGTCattttaatactttttagattaaatattttgaatattctATGTGTAAAGcaatttgaaaaacaaaacgACTATTTGTCTAgttctttgtttcacaatcaaaTTATAGTTGACTGTTGAGGAGTTTGTCCCGACTGGATTCAAATACTTGTTTTGTTAatcattttgtattaataaatccatttgtttattaaaaaaaggagATTATTTCATATCTTTTcacaaaaatttcaaatatatatttttttccaatctgatatcaatatttttttatattacttaACATAAggatattatatgtaaaaaagCAGATAATATGCAACTCATCCTAGAACAGATTCACTGGAGGAACATGGAATAGGGAACTCATTCGGCAAACCTTTCTTAGTCCAGATATCCAACTCATCCTAGAAATTCCCCTCAGTCGTTTTGATCACGCAGACTCTTGGTTCTGGCAttataatagccaagggaattATACAGTAAAAAGTGGATATAAGTTGGTTACAAATCTAAATAAAGATGTTTCTTCTTCATCGGAGCAGGTGATGGGTAAATGGTGGGAAAGATTTTTGGGCAAATAAAATTCCTAGGAAAATCTTAATCTTTGCGTGGAGAGGATATCCAGGGCCGGCGCTATTCATAGGCCATTTAGGCCATCGCCTAAGGCCCCCAAGAGCAAGAGGCCCCAAAATTAATTTCTATtagtatgtatatgtataagtaTATGTAGAAAAACTGAATCTGTATGTGTgatcaattttatcaaaaaaataattaaaatactagTGTTAGAAGTATTAATCATGTTTTTTTACTAACTTTATAAATACTTGACttgaattcaaaatttaaaaatatgtaaatgatTGTTTTATGAGATGtgattatattgaatatatatggTGAACATCAGTTCCGGTTCTAACCTGGTTTTcatgaatttttattttgaaatagaatactaaataaattatataaatatatacagattatataatcaatttaattttaatagatatagtatttaattgtgtttgcttctgattttaatataattatatatttttatttagaataaattattgattttattaatgcctaattctaatatattacttaaatcatttttacatttcaaaattatagattaaaatattaattttatatactaagagacataatcaaaaaattaataatataaaatattatatatagtagtGTGTTGTGGgtatttttatgtttgtaacatttaaatattgtaaattttgtattaatattattaattaaatattattttttaaaaaaaattaaggccTCGTTTTATTGATTCGCCTGAGGCCCGAAAGTCTCTTGAGCCGGCCCTGAGGATATCATGAAATTTTACCAACAACTAAGGGATTACATATAAGGAAAATATCCCTCCATAGCAACTGCCCGTTATGTGGCTATGCTGATGATTCCAATGCACATGCGGTGTTCTGGTGCCCTTTTGCGCAAGAGGTGTGGGAGTTGATGACATACCCTTTTCTAGTAGGACGAAAAGAGGAGATCTCTTTTAAAGAtgtgttattatatataactgAACTCTTAGAAAAGGATGATGTTGATATGATGCTTTTAACAACGTGAGGGATTTGGACCGAACGTAACAAATTAATCCATCAACAGAAGCGGAGAACGCCATCTCAAATAAAAGTATGGTTATCTGCCTATTATGAGGAGATTAAGAATGCATATGTGTCTGAGAATAGAGCAATCAGCAGGGGGGATCCTATTAATGCACACCAAGTGGAAGAAGTTTCTTTTGGTTCTACTCTCTTTGTCGATGCAGCTTTATCAAAAAACACAGAGAGGATAGGCTTAGGGGTTGCAATTATCTCATCAAACAATAAAACTCAAGCGACTCTGTCAAAACCTTTGGAAGGTATATTATCTGTTTTACACGCAGAAGCACTAGCACTTGTTGTAGGACTACAATGGGCACAGACTACTGGTTATACACTGAAAAAGGTTTTAACGGATTCGCAATCTTTGGTCCAAGCCTTAAATAGTGAAGCTGAATACCATAATGAATTGGGTTTACTTATTGCCGATGCAAGAGAGCTGATGCAATACTTCCCTGGGGTGAAATCGTCTCATGTTAGTCGAAATTTGAATGTTCAGGCTCATAATTTGGCAAGGCAAGCACTCCAGTTGGATGAAGAATTTTCATGGCTGGAAGATGGGTTGAATGAATGAAAGAAATAGAGTTAATTGTGGTGGGTTAGATGTAGTAAGTTTGTTGAATAATCCCCTGCTATTCGATGTTTCTTAAGTATAAACTGAATAGCAATGTCCTTATAATAAAGACCTGGTAAATTGCTTGTGTAATGTGATGGTATTAGTTGGTGTACAGTGGCTTTATGCTGAGTATAGAAttaaaatatctgtttgctacAGAGCTGTTTTTCTTTCGGCCTTAGACGAGGTTATCCATATGGCCAGGGAAGGCAGTAgataagattttaattttaattgaaaggTACCTTCATTGTTTCAGTTGAGCTGAACATGTGTTTATTAAGACTGGTATTGGCAAGATATTCATACCGTGCACACAGAATGAGTACTTGAAAGAATTAAATCTcacttttaattgaaatttgatgtTCCTGCAGCAAACAGAGCATAACAGTGGAAAACAGCAAACAAACCAGCGGTGAGAGTCTagaaaaattcacaaaattcaattaattcccTTTTACAGGCAAGGAGAAGAAGATCCTGGTGGCATCAGTGCTATAATTATGGATAGTCTGTCAAAAAGCAGCCTAAGGAAAGATAAGGTATGCCACTACGATGTATCTTAATTTAAACTAGTATATGTTCAAGGCATTCCTATTATTGCTGtaatattttgttgaaaaaCAGAAACATTGATGAGTAGTTTGTTTGTGCCAAAAGACTCTGTGCTGAAAACCAATTTATTTTCACTGGTAACAAAGTTTAAAAACTGGGCAAAAAAGAAGTCATGTTGATTACAGAAACTAAGGCTTCTTTTGTCTCAAATATTACATGATAGAAAGTAGGAGTGACATCagtttaaatattcaaatttaggAAATAAAAAGCAAACTAAACCTAAATCAGCTTTTTTAATAACTTGGACCACTACTCTAGGTTCACATCAGATCGATAACTGAGATTGATCTGGTTCTTTAATAATTATTTCGATTAGGAGAATCTTGTCTGTAAACATCTAAAATTAGTAAATATGCAGACTTTGGTCCGGAGGACATGTTTAATACTCCGCAAATAATTCAGGAAGAGGGCTGCAGTGGAAGGATTTTGAGCCGCATATTCTCGTTAATGGTCTTGAACCCTTTTTCTAGTTAGTTGACCTCTGCAAATTGATGGAAGCAGACCTCACTTGACATATATACTCTAAACAATATTCATTT
This region includes:
- the LOC108208236 gene encoding uncharacterized protein LOC108208236, with protein sequence MIFSTATPRLRPSDMLMHFTIPMENLGNYYVIETRSSVVFDLNLVCMLVNYAVQHVVIIFTSDHFTDDYDGNLNWVTFAAALISCIGTVASLIAKRNRPPHKGRWCKFLLTLLLVASSGYALDVQGDPRPLACLISNLLLYLNKANSLKEKRRILLGDRRVPIVGFRIRDEVIIAAIVRAEHAHLVDSLYQGGRNVAFSVSSGEGVVTNITMREE